AGTGTTTTTGTGTATTCTTCAATCCCTCCCCGTTAtaaccccggctgttggtgtatccttcaatccctccccagtataaccccggctgttggtgtatccttcAATCCCACCCCAGTAtaccccggctgttggtgtatccttcAATCCCTCCCCGTTAtaaccccggctgttggtgtatccttcAACCCCACCCCAGTATAACCCCGGCTGTTGTATCCTTCAatccctccccagtataaccccggctgttggtgtatccttcAATCCCTCCCCGTTAtaaccccggctgttggtgtatccttcAATCCCACCCCAGTATATccccggctgttggtgtatccttcAATCCCACTCCAGTAtaaccccggctgttggtgtatccttcAATCCCTCCCCGTTAtaaccccggctgttggtgtatccttcAATCCCACCCCAGTAtaaccccggctgttggtgtatccttcAATCCCTCCCCGTTAtaaccccggctgttggtgtatccttcAATCCCACCCCAGTATAACCCCGGCTGTTGTATCTTTCAATCCCACCCCAGTAtaaccccggctgttggtgtatccttcAATCCCACCCCAGTAtaaccccggctgttggtgtatccttcAATCCCACCCCTGTATAACCTCGGCTGTTGTTGTATCCTTCAATCCCTCCCAAGTAtaaccccgactgttggtgtatccttCAATCCCACCCCAGTATAACCCCGGCTGTCGGTGTATCCTTCAATCCCACCCCTGTATAACCTCGGCTGTTGTTGTATCCTTCAATCCCACCCCAGTAtaaccccggctgttggtgtatccttcaatccctccccagtataacctCGGCTGTTGTTGTATCCTTCAATCCCTCCCCAGTACaaccccggctgttggtgtatccttcAATCCCACCCCAGTAtaaccccggctgttggtgtatccttcAATCCCACCCCAGTATAACACCgactgttggtgtatccttCAATCCCACTCCAGTAtaaccccggctgttggtgtatccttcAATCCCACCCCAGTAtaaccccggctgttggtgtaACCTTCAatccctccccagtataaccccggctgttggtgtatccttcAATCCCACCCTAGTATAACCTAGTATTGCTTAAAGTTTTATCAATAAAGCAAACGTCAATTGTCTAGTTCGTCAGTTATCAATATCATTTGACCAGGACATTCTACAATAAGGCTTTCATATAGTACAGCATTTTACATATGTCTCCTGTTTAGAATAGAAGTTAAAAACTTTCATTAATACTCGAAAAATATATCCTGCAGTCTGCAGTTCAATGCGTAAAACGTCTCACcaatatttgttgatttttaattatcttaattaaaacattaaaattagtttaaatgaatttaaagatAAGCAGGTGGCTGTGATAACGCCAATTggattttttgtattttttttttattttttttttatcagatattCCCAAATTTTCCAGGATTCCAGCAGATCATTAtctatgaaataaaatgaagtcgacatttataaaaaaaaaaaaaacaccagcGTTTTCGTTGTAATTTTAAATTCGATGGCAAAGTGTTGACCAATAGATTCTTCAAATGATTTGATCTATATTTTACAACATAGattactttttaaaatttcaaacagTCAAGCATCGTCAGTTAGGATTGTCATATACCAAAGTTGTATTGGAtaatttttagtaaaatttcatttttatcgcACTTTCTTCATGACAAAAGGACACATCTAAAGTCACCACGAAAAAGGAGGAATGGCATCATCAGAACATATACTTATTTCAGAGAGCTAAGCCTCTCTTTCATGTGTTGTTTTGACAAAGTAGTTTCCGTACAACTATCCTCTGCACATTGTTCACACTgcttatttttaaatatttgttaagaTTCAAATACATCTGCATCTCAGCCGACGCCACTTTGATGTTTAATGAATcgttgaaatatttatatcgCAGATTATTTCGTATATTAGTGTCCCCCAATTAGCGGGTTTATTTTGTCATTCCTACAAGGGAGTGTATTAACATATAAAGTTTTTAAGTCCTGGATTTTATATCGATTAATGATGCCGAAAATGTTTCCATTATTTACAAACACTGAAGCAGAAGGTTGGGTTTATGTACACAAATGGAAAATaaccattttgaattttcacTCAGATACGCGACACGGATAAATCCGAGTAATGCTTATTACTTTTTCGTCTTTCACAAACATAACTGGATTTTCAAACAACCCTTTATACCAAAAACGTCTTTCATTTCCTTGTCTTACAAAGCACCAGACTCGTTTCTTTGCGTAAACTAATCTTAGAAATACTTCCGAGTACGGAACGGAAATAAGATTTTACCGGGCTTACATTTGCTGCTGTGGATGTATCGCAGGAACACATACCCCCGATACGTAATGCTGCCATAATCAATTTACAATAGAAATGTAACTAACCATTTTGCTCATGTGAATGGCAATCCTAGACCACGGCAGTAGATTGTAATGCATTTCATTAAAGGTGAATTAGTATCGGGGTCGTTCTTTATGCGATGAAATTCGTCAAGCCTCCTTGTGATAAGAAGAGCTAATATCCTATCTTTGCTTTATCCGATTATTACATTGGATGTTGGTCGTTATTTTGACAAATCGCAGTTTAATCATAGATGGTGACCTTCAAGGAATTACTTGTCTGGTTCGTTGATTCAAACCTATTTAACATTATCGATCTTTCATGTACGATTTGTTAAGTACAGCAATCTACAAACGTCATCAGTCATTATatgaaagtaaaacaattatattcTAAAGTTGTTTATCAATATTGATGTATTGCAAAAAGTTGTttagtattttgaaaattaataattCTCTAACTCTTAGTCATTTCACGCAAAATATATCAGTCCGTCTTTTGCAATCGATTGGTTTAACGGCTCAGCAACTCATGTACGTCAGTAGCATCGTGAAAACTGTCAAAAACAAAGACATTAAGATAGCCAATGACAATAACAAGTGTATGTTAAGAATATCAAGGCATGCATAGTCATGGAGAAAGATAAGGACATTTCTGGAAAATTAACAAGAGGTCAAGTGGGCCTGTGTAACTCACCTGAAAATTTCCATTGATAATGGTAAAACACATTTCTACAGAAGACGGATTTCAAAGAATCACTGTATTCCCCcttttttgccccgcccctttagGCTTGGGGGAGGTAGACCCATCTTTATACAACCTATATTTTCTTTTCCCCAAGGATGCGAGAATATTGAGAATATCCTTTTATTCTTACAGAAGAAAAATGGTTAATAGGAATTACCTATATTTTTCTTCTTGGTTCCGTCATGGCACTGTTGGTCAAACTCGACGTTTGCTTtagttttttcatttttaaagtaCTATCAAAACAACTATGGTAATTCAAGGACAGACTCCTCTTTGTTCGTATGCGTTTTAGAGGTTTGACTAAATATTAACTAAATCAATTCATTCCTACAGTAGAAagattttgctatatttaaCCTATTGGGCCCTGTCCCTGAAGTCCAGACCTGTcttttataccaaattggtgCCCCTTTACCAACGGATGCTTCAGACGAACCCATCGTTAACATACCTTGGGTAAAATTTCACTGAGTCATTCATGAGTAGTAGCGATTTTTAGAAAAATTGAGAGATGTACATACGGCGGACGCTGCCATGTCATAAACTCATCTAACctattataacaatattttgtcatatataagtatgtaggtaaacatatattaaatgtatttgatGATATTAGCATGATAAAATCAGTCACGGATTTTGTTAAGGGTGATACcatttatcattatatgttTTACTAGGTTTGTGTTCGACTATTGGTACAAACATCACGCCAAATCAGTATTTAAAACAACCTTCAGCGGattacaatctaattaaaatcagattttCAATATCCACTCCGTAACCTCCGACTAGGTTCATACTGGGTTTACGGAGTAGATAAGGAACaacttattttaatttgattgcaACAGATCCATGGCTGTTATGCGCGTGCgtttttaaaagttttcaatTTAAGAACGCATGGAAGGTCACCTATCAAATGTGACAACTGATAGTTTGTAACATTCGACTCAAGATTGTATTTGCTTTTGAATATTGTTCTTCAATTATAAGTGGCCCTCCGATAACATGTGATCTTCGGGGGAGTTTTAATTTggacaaaaatgtataaaaaccTAATTTTAATTCTGAAAATTTGAAGCTATTTCCGGTTGCCAAAATTGAACGTTCAACAGAGTGCGTTGCTCTGCCCTACCGGAAGTATGCGTTAACTCCGAAAAAACACAACATTATACGCAAATATTATCGTTTTTGAAAATATGCTTTTATCGTATTACGGCCCACCGACAATAAGACTCATGAGGGAAAAAAGTAAACGAcgattaaaataaaaacatcaatctCAAATTGTTCAGGTGTGAAGTCAAAACATCAGTCATTCAAACGAGCGTGTTCCAATGCATGTCATATCttataatgtttaatatttcatCATGGAACCCTTAAACTGAGAAAACATGCATGACTTATGAACCCAAAGAATTCAGTTTTAGATCGGGTTTACTGGGTAGTATGTCACATTGCAGTCATTGTTGTACCTCAAAGAGCTATCTTGTAACAATAATAGGAACCATTGTTATTTGCAGGTGAGTACCTGCTTCCTGTTTATGgtgtatgacgtcacggcaCTTCCTGGTAAGCAAATTCACATGGATGGTCGGAAACTCATAACAGGTGGAGAAAGTTTAAGCACAGAAGAACTTCCCGACGATGTATATTTGGAAAACGCTAATGTTGACGATTTACAACAAATCGATTATCCGAATTATGTGGCTGTGAATGACCCCGAGGTGGTTAAGCGATTCCTTGGACGCTGGAGAAACCGGAACTGGATATTGAGACAACGACAGGAGAAAACCCTTGGTATGCCTGTTGGAAAACGCTTCTTTGGAAGGTGGATGAACAGAAACTATATTCTGTCCAAGTTACAAGCTGAACGCGAGAACCGATCTAGGTTGGCAGCCGAACGTGAAAACCGATTGAGAAAACGCTTCCTCGTTAGATAAAGAAAAGGAATGAAGGAAAGATAAACAAATGAATCCAATGATTTTGCTGTTACAGATAACAATGGAGATTTAGCGACTTTTGTTCTATGATAATAAAGCATTTGTCCCTGCATGTACTTTATAATTGTTATCGTACTGTAGTCAACCACGACAATTTGTCCGTGCGAATTGAGGAAAAATAGGTACCAGCTATTATCCACTGTATATTATCGGCTACGACCTCTGACCTCTAACCTAATTCGTTAAAGTGATTAGCTCTACCCCTCTCTGCTTGATGATCAGTTGATGATCAGCTAACACGCGAATGTTTTGTTGTTAGGTTATATTTTGGATATATTCTTCATCTGTGTGCCTAGTGTTGGGTATCTGTTGAAATTTCATCATCGAAATTAGTTTATAATTGGATCGGTCTTCAATTACTAACCAGTTAACTTACTTAGTTCTTTTTTTTCGTATTTACATTCTAATGTTATTTAAGGGTTAAATGTtgctttggtcgatttcatggttCATGGGGTGGTAAATTGAGTTGCTCTCGAGACAAATTCCACGAATTGCAAAGAgatgaaaaagataaaaaaaaaaataaagtttttctATCTTATTTGCAACATATTACAGATCTATTTCTCAATACATCTACGGTATATGACAAATTTGTTTTGCCTGGAGATAAGGCGTCATCG
This genomic stretch from Pecten maximus chromosome 16, xPecMax1.1, whole genome shotgun sequence harbors:
- the LOC117344577 gene encoding uncharacterized protein LOC117344577: MMNANNGIINVIVSTCFLFMVYDVTALPGKQIHMDGRKLITGGESLSTEELPDDVYLENANVDDLQQIDYPNYVAVNDPEVVKRFLGRWRNRNWILRQRQEKTLGMPVGKRFFGRWMNRNYILSKLQAERENRSRLAAERENRLRKRFLVR